Proteins encoded in a region of the Quercus lobata isolate SW786 chromosome 8, ValleyOak3.0 Primary Assembly, whole genome shotgun sequence genome:
- the LOC115956662 gene encoding uncharacterized protein LOC115956662, with product MAMQYILCGGQLYRRSYDGIHLRCLKKEEVEKVMEEIHQGICSPHMNGIMLAKKILRIGYYWNMLEIDCVDFVKSFHDYQTHANLNHMPPKELYSMTFLWPFSVWGIDMIERIAPKALNGHKFILVAIDYFTKWVEAASYSVLKAKHVARFIENNIICLYGVPQEIISNNGSHFEGEVRTIMKLYNIEHHKPSPYQP from the coding sequence ATGGCAATGCAATACATCTTATGTGGAGGTCAGCTCTATAGGAGATCCTATGATGGTATACATCTTCGTTgtctaaagaaagaagaagttgagaaaGTTATGGAAGAAATTCATCAAGGGATTTGTAGTCCTCATATGAATGGGATAATGTTAGCCAAGAAGATCTTAAGGATAGGGTACTACTGGAACATGCTGGAGATTGATTGTGTAGACTTTGTGAAGAGTTTCCATGATTACCAAACACATGCAAATTTGAATCACATGCCACCTAAAGAGCTATATAGCATGACCTTTCTATGGCCTTTCTCAGTCTGGGGCATAGATATGATTGAAAGGATAGCTCCTAAGGCCTTGAATGGACATAAATTTATCCTAGTGGCaatagactacttcactaagtgggtggaGGCAGCTTCTTACTCTGTGTTAAAAGCCAAGCATGTGGCTCGATTCATAGAGAATAACATCATTTGTTTGTATGGGGTACCCCAAGAGATCATCTCCAATAATGGTTCACACTTTGAGGGAGAGGTTAGAACAATCATGAAACTGTACAATATTGAGCATCACAAGCCTTCACCATATCAACCATAG